The following proteins are encoded in a genomic region of Spirosoma sp. SC4-14:
- a CDS encoding TonB family protein: protein MVQPNTTALTYDEIIFQARNQAYGAFDLRRQYRPALSRALGLGVGLFLAGLATPTLYNRFGPQHILTDEANMKEVTLTTIVEPPVEKPIELPPVEQAPAVNTVRNLPPVVMPEAEVIEEALPPTTDQLEDAVSGTETAEGTGDVDIIAPPEAAAPTAIEKAVEVTSRPEEPFIAPEQQPEYPGGAEAMRTFLSRNLTYPRAASSAGVSGRVYVSFVVNTDGSLTDVQVMKGIGFGCDEEALRVIKKMPHWKPGKQSGRPVRVKFNLPIAFTLE, encoded by the coding sequence ATGGTTCAGCCCAATACAACTGCCCTCACCTACGACGAAATTATTTTTCAGGCCCGCAATCAGGCCTATGGAGCTTTTGACCTTCGTCGGCAATATCGACCTGCGCTCAGCCGGGCGCTTGGCTTAGGTGTTGGTCTCTTTCTGGCAGGATTAGCCACCCCAACACTTTACAACCGATTCGGACCACAACATATATTGACCGACGAGGCCAATATGAAGGAAGTTACCTTAACAACTATTGTAGAGCCACCTGTCGAAAAACCAATCGAATTGCCTCCTGTTGAACAGGCCCCAGCCGTCAATACGGTCCGAAATCTGCCGCCCGTTGTAATGCCGGAGGCCGAAGTTATTGAAGAAGCCTTGCCCCCCACCACCGACCAATTGGAAGATGCTGTTTCAGGAACTGAAACGGCAGAAGGCACCGGCGATGTTGACATCATTGCTCCCCCCGAAGCGGCCGCTCCTACTGCCATAGAAAAAGCGGTTGAAGTGACCTCTCGGCCCGAAGAACCCTTTATTGCGCCCGAACAACAGCCCGAATATCCGGGCGGAGCAGAGGCCATGCGTACGTTTCTGTCCAGAAATCTGACTTATCCACGAGCCGCATCATCAGCCGGCGTGTCAGGACGTGTTTATGTTAGTTTTGTAGTCAATACGGATGGAAGTCTGACCGATGTGCAGGTTATGAAAGGCATTGGCTTTGGCTGCGACGAAGAAGCGCTTCGGGTCATCAAGAAAATGCCTCACTGGAAACCAGGAAAACAGTCGGGACGCCCCGTACGGGTGAAGTTTAATTTACCAATTGCCTTTACGCTTGAGTAA
- a CDS encoding saccharopine dehydrogenase family protein, producing MFAAEKSDQTNMAKVLIIGAGGVGSVVAHKCAMNSTVFTEILLASRTKAKCDRIAAEIQEMHGISIQTAQVDADVVAEVVALIRSFNPVLVINVALPYQDLPIMDACLEAGVHYMDTANYEPKDVAKFEYSWQWAYKERFEQAGLMALLGCGFDPGATQVFTAYANKHHFDRMDYLDIVDCNAGNHGKAFATNFNPEINIREITQPGRYWENGEWIEIPAMSIHKPIDYPEIGPRESYVLYHEELESLVKNFPTLKRARFWMTFGQAYLTHLEVLQNVGMTRIDPVKFNGMDIVPLEFLKAVLPAPDTLGENYTGQTSIGCQIKGVKDGTDRTYYIWNNCDHAETYREVRGQAVSYTTGVPAMIGAMLMVTGVWMKPGVWNCEELDPDPFIDQMNKQGLPVNERVDIPLPHDY from the coding sequence ATCTTTGCGGCCGAAAAAAGTGATCAAACGAATATGGCAAAAGTGCTCATTATTGGAGCGGGTGGTGTAGGGAGCGTAGTGGCGCACAAATGTGCGATGAACAGCACTGTCTTCACCGAAATACTGCTCGCAAGTCGCACCAAAGCAAAGTGCGACCGAATTGCGGCTGAAATTCAGGAAATGCATGGCATCAGCATTCAAACGGCACAGGTCGATGCCGATGTTGTGGCTGAAGTTGTGGCCCTGATTCGGTCGTTCAATCCGGTTTTGGTTATCAATGTCGCTCTCCCCTACCAGGATCTGCCCATTATGGATGCCTGTCTGGAGGCAGGAGTTCACTACATGGATACAGCCAACTATGAACCTAAAGATGTTGCCAAATTTGAGTATAGCTGGCAATGGGCTTATAAAGAACGTTTCGAGCAGGCTGGTTTGATGGCGCTGCTCGGCTGTGGTTTCGATCCGGGGGCTACCCAGGTATTTACGGCCTATGCTAATAAACACCATTTCGACCGGATGGATTACCTCGACATTGTCGACTGCAATGCCGGAAACCATGGTAAAGCCTTCGCCACCAACTTTAATCCGGAAATCAATATTCGTGAAATTACCCAGCCGGGCCGTTATTGGGAAAATGGCGAATGGATTGAAATACCCGCCATGAGTATTCACAAACCCATCGACTACCCCGAAATCGGCCCCAGAGAGTCGTATGTATTATATCACGAAGAGCTGGAATCGCTGGTAAAAAACTTTCCAACCTTAAAACGGGCGCGGTTCTGGATGACATTCGGGCAGGCTTACCTGACTCATCTGGAAGTGTTGCAGAATGTGGGCATGACCCGTATCGATCCGGTGAAGTTCAATGGTATGGATATTGTTCCACTCGAATTTCTGAAAGCCGTTTTACCCGCTCCCGATACCCTCGGCGAAAACTATACGGGCCAAACCAGCATTGGTTGCCAGATTAAAGGGGTAAAAGACGGCACTGATCGTACGTACTACATCTGGAATAATTGCGACCATGCCGAAACCTATCGCGAAGTACGCGGCCAGGCCGTTAGCTACACTACGGGCGTACCGGCTATGATTGGCGCTATGCTGATGGTAACGGGCGTATGGATGAAACCGGGCGTGTGGAACTGCGAAGAACTGGACCCCGATCCGTTCATCGACCAGATGAATAAGCAGGGATTGCCCGTTAATGAGCGAGTCGATATTCCTTTACCTCACGACTATTAG